One segment of Saprospiraceae bacterium DNA contains the following:
- a CDS encoding terpene cyclase/mutase family protein, with protein sequence MLFGRKQLKSPPALSLADWERRTDSALSWLRRSIEATGGHGSSHSWSPIFGWAKAYPETTGYLIETLLDYAELKQDNSLRDLAHQCANWLVSIQLASGAFPSLLAGSQTPSVFNTGMILFGLARAGSNEPALRRAIHWLHSVLEPDSSWRKYAYVPDFTPSYYTRAVWGVLMANQHLQDAEVEHAMRKALHFYAQRFSPNGAVRDWGFWPGKPAFTHTIAYTLEGFWECALLLGEKEILERTASSAERLLSVRQAAGMSTAGRYDEQWQGDYSFVCVTGHCQLSVLYRKIWDFTGDERFRQAAHDLLFEILDSQCFQKNQNRFGAIPGSAPFWGPYLRLRYPNWGAKFFLDAMRRAREG encoded by the coding sequence ATGTTATTTGGCAGAAAACAGCTGAAATCCCCCCCTGCCCTCTCGCTCGCCGATTGGGAACGACGCACCGATTCCGCTCTTTCGTGGCTGCGCCGCAGCATAGAAGCGACAGGGGGACATGGCTCCTCGCATAGCTGGTCGCCAATCTTTGGCTGGGCAAAGGCGTATCCCGAAACGACTGGCTATCTTATCGAGACTTTGCTGGATTACGCAGAATTGAAACAGGACAATTCGCTCCGCGACTTGGCTCATCAGTGCGCCAACTGGCTGGTTTCCATCCAATTGGCTTCGGGCGCCTTTCCCAGTTTGCTGGCGGGGAGCCAAACGCCGAGCGTGTTCAACACGGGAATGATTTTGTTCGGGTTGGCGAGGGCCGGCTCCAACGAACCGGCGCTGCGACGAGCCATCCATTGGCTGCATTCCGTCCTTGAGCCGGATTCCTCATGGCGCAAATATGCTTATGTGCCCGATTTTACGCCTTCTTACTATACCCGAGCAGTTTGGGGGGTGTTGATGGCCAATCAGCATTTGCAGGACGCGGAGGTCGAGCACGCGATGCGCAAAGCCCTTCATTTCTACGCACAGCGTTTTTCGCCGAATGGCGCGGTGCGCGATTGGGGGTTCTGGCCGGGCAAACCCGCGTTCACGCACACCATCGCCTACACGTTGGAGGGGTTCTGGGAGTGCGCCTTGTTGTTGGGAGAAAAGGAGATATTGGAACGAACGGCGAGTAGTGCCGAGCGCCTCCTATCAGTCCGCCAAGCAGCGGGCATGAGCACCGCTGGCCGCTACGACGAGCAATGGCAGGGCGACTACTCGTTCGTGTGCGTGACCGGGCATTGCCAATTGAGCGTGTTGTATCGCAAGATTTGGGACTTTACCGGCGACGAGCGATTCCGCCAAGCAGCCCATGATTTGTTGTTTGAAATACTTGATTCACAATGTTTTCAAAAAAATCAAAACCGCTTCGGGGCCATACCGGGGTCAGCGCCTTTTTGGGGGCCATACCTTCGGCTGCGATACCCAAACTGGGGGGCCAAGTTTTTTCTGGATGCGATGCGACGGGCGCGTGAGGGCTGA